CGCCAGTTGCTGCTGCACCGTAACAAATACCTGCTGAACCATGCTCACCATCAGCCGGAATAAGTTTTATGTCGTGTTCCCCACGCGCTTTCATCATATCTAGGTATTGGGCTACCTCAGTAGATGGCGTGATTGGGAAATACCCCATAATATGATAATTGATTTGCGCTGCAGCCATGGCAGCCATTTCATTACCTGATTCAAATGTTGTTGTCTGTTCAACAGAAAGATCTTTTTTCACGTTGTTTTCTTCAAGAAGTGCCATTATTTCATCCCCCCAGCTACATACGGAAAGTTCTGTTTTACTCGATTTTCATCTGCATAGCCGATTGTTTCGCGCAAGTCACTTAATGCAGTTGTTGGGCACGCTTCAATGCATTTTAAGCAGCCTTTACAATATTGATAATCGATCCCCTTTAAGAACATTTGCTTACGTCCGCGCTTATCTTCGCCTTCTTCCCAAACAAAGCAATAATCAGGACATACCGTATCACATGCCGCACAATGGATACAGGTTTCTGCATCATATTTTGGTAAGAAACCTTGACGAGAACCGCTTAAATCTTTGAAAATACTATTTGCTTGGGCAACCATAACCCCACCAATTTCCTGAGTCATATAGCCTAAAAGTGGTTGTGGTCGTGTAAATACCTTACCTTCCACACCTTCTGGAGTTTCATACGTTTTAAACTCTACTTCATTGTAACCCCGATCAAACGTGCGAATGTTTGGTTCTACTAAATGAGGATATTTCTTTTCAAAAGTCTTACGGATAACCTTACGCATTGAATCCGGATCTAGGAAATCACAGATTCTGAATAGTGCTCCAAGCATCGCTGTATTAACTTTTGTTTTTTCCTCAACTGCAATGGTTAATGCGTCAACGATGGCCAATGTACCATACTCCAACTGTAAATCTTTTCTAACCTCGTCAAATTCACGAGTAGAGTTAACTAAAGCAATCCCATCTGGCGTTAATCCGCTTACAACATTAACTGTTTTATATAAAGCTTCATGAAATACACCGATAACATGAGGCTGTTCGATCGGACTATGATCTCTAATTTCTACATCTGCATCACAAAAACGTACAAAGGATTTAACTGGAGATCCCTTCTTTTCTGAACCATATGAAGAGAAATTCGCTCCATTTAGACCAAGACCTAAAACCCCGGCTTCTGCTAACATTTTCCCTGCTAAGTTTGCACCTAATCCCCCAATTGATTCTAAACGAATCTCAAAAAAACCTAGATCATTTTTCTTCGGTAAGACTGACATGTTCTCCCTCCCAGTTTTTCTCACATATTTGTTAGAATACTTTCACAAATAAATCATTTCTTTATTATTTTATTCCAGTATTAATGAAAAATCTGTGACAAAAATCAAACATCTACAAAAAAAATATAGCACAGTTTTTGTATATTTGACCAAAAACGTTATTTATTATGATTAAAATGTTAAAAACCACTTATATAACAGTGTTTATATTGTGATATAACAGAGCGAAACTTTCATGATTTTAGGAATATATTTATCTCCGTTTCGTTTTTTCATATTTTTGCCAGATTAAATTGGTATGATAGAAATAAAAACGGGTGATGTCATTTGAATATTCTACTTGCGGAAGATGATGAACGCCTTGGTAAACTAATCCATCATATGTTAAAAAAAGAGCTTCATCTTGTTGATTGGGTAAAAAATGGAAAAGAAGCTTACGATTATGCAAGATTATCAGAGTATGATGTTCTACTTCTAGATTGGATGATGCCTGATAAAAGTGGAATTGAAATTTGTAAAGAGCTTAGAAACAAAGGTTATAAGGGAGGAATCTTATTTATTACTGCTAGAGATGCCATTGAAGATATGGTTCTTGGTTTGGATTCTGGGGCAGATGATTATATTATCAAACCGTTTGAATTTGAAGAACTCCTAGCACGCATTAGAGCTGTTTCACGCCGAAAAGAAAAAGTGATTGAAGATATTGTCGAGGTAGGGGACCTTTGCCTTAATTTGACGAACCACCTTGCTACAAAAAATCATAAGCCAATTGACCTATCAAAAAAAGAGTATCACTTACTTGAATTATTATTAAGAAATAAAAATCAAGTGATTCCCAGAGAAATCTTATTTGAAAAAATTTGGGGCTTTGACACTTACGTTTCCGAAAATGCATTAGATTCTATGATTAAACTATTGAGGAAAAAAATTGATTCGCACGATGCCCCCTCATTGATCCAAACTGTAAGAGGGATTGGTTATATGGTGAGGGATAAAGATGTTTAAAGATGTTAAGAAGAAATTAACACTTCTATACACCTTTTCATTGTTGTTTTTCTTACTGTTGTTTATTGTGGTGCTTTATTTATTGATTTCACACCAGGTCGAATGGAAGGCTGAAGAAGAATTAAGGAGTTTTTACAATAAGGAAAGCCATGAAATCATTGAAGATTTTTTTGATGAAGATGATCGGAACTTGGACATTGATCCTCATAAAAGAATATTTTTCTATGTATTCTCGGAATCCAATCAGCTTTTGTACGGAGAGGAATCAATGGAAGGCCTCTCTGAACAAATCCAGATTATTCAATCCAAAAACAGGATGTCAGACTCAGATGTCCTCAAAGGTGAATGGAATGACCAGCACTTTATGTTGGTAAAGCAAACGATATCGTTTGAAAATAATATAAATGGTTTCGTTTATATCGGAATGAATATCACAAACGATAAACATCTCATTCAAAACTTGACTTGGATTTTGATTGGTTTAACCATCATATTTAGCATGCTATTTGCCTTCCTTGGCTATTATTTTGCTGGGCAAGCGATTAAACCGATTCGAAAAGCACTTGATTCACAGCGTAAATTTGTTTCTGATGCATCACATGAATTGCGAACTCCACTTAGTATATTTTATAGTTCAATCGATTTACTCATGCGCGAAGAAAAAGAGCATTTAAGTTCTTTCGGGCAAGAAGTCCTTCAGGATGTAAAATCTGAGACGGAGTTAATGAATAAATTAATAAGTGATTTATTATTTTTGGCAAGAAGTGATAATCAACAATTAAAAATAGACAAAAAAGATTTCAATTTATCAA
The DNA window shown above is from Bacillus sp. T3 and carries:
- a CDS encoding HAMP domain-containing sensor histidine kinase — encoded protein: MFKDVKKKLTLLYTFSLLFFLLLFIVVLYLLISHQVEWKAEEELRSFYNKESHEIIEDFFDEDDRNLDIDPHKRIFFYVFSESNQLLYGEESMEGLSEQIQIIQSKNRMSDSDVLKGEWNDQHFMLVKQTISFENNINGFVYIGMNITNDKHLIQNLTWILIGLTIIFSMLFAFLGYYFAGQAIKPIRKALDSQRKFVSDASHELRTPLSIFYSSIDLLMREEKEHLSSFGQEVLQDVKSETELMNKLISDLLFLARSDNQQLKIDKKDFNLSKLLHSLEDKVSRTVSEKIEFQAFIDDNVQYCGDEARIQQLLYILLDNAFRYTTNGSVTVGLKKLADRIEMTVEDTGIGIHSDDLPHIFDRFYRGDTSRVRDGSGLGLSIAQSIVSAHNGQIKVKSEPGKGTKFIITFKNK
- a CDS encoding 2-oxoacid:acceptor oxidoreductase family protein; translated protein: MSVLPKKNDLGFFEIRLESIGGLGANLAGKMLAEAGVLGLGLNGANFSSYGSEKKGSPVKSFVRFCDADVEIRDHSPIEQPHVIGVFHEALYKTVNVVSGLTPDGIALVNSTREFDEVRKDLQLEYGTLAIVDALTIAVEEKTKVNTAMLGALFRICDFLDPDSMRKVIRKTFEKKYPHLVEPNIRTFDRGYNEVEFKTYETPEGVEGKVFTRPQPLLGYMTQEIGGVMVAQANSIFKDLSGSRQGFLPKYDAETCIHCAACDTVCPDYCFVWEEGEDKRGRKQMFLKGIDYQYCKGCLKCIEACPTTALSDLRETIGYADENRVKQNFPYVAGGMK
- a CDS encoding response regulator transcription factor translates to MNILLAEDDERLGKLIHHMLKKELHLVDWVKNGKEAYDYARLSEYDVLLLDWMMPDKSGIEICKELRNKGYKGGILFITARDAIEDMVLGLDSGADDYIIKPFEFEELLARIRAVSRRKEKVIEDIVEVGDLCLNLTNHLATKNHKPIDLSKKEYHLLELLLRNKNQVIPREILFEKIWGFDTYVSENALDSMIKLLRKKIDSHDAPSLIQTVRGIGYMVRDKDV